The Chryseobacterium indologenes genomic sequence CAGTTATAATGAGCTGCTTTCTAGGAGCTCAAACCAAAAAAGTTCTTTTTATCGGTATTGACGGCTGCCGCTCCGATGTTATGATGTCAACAAGTATCCCCAATATCCAGAATCTCATCAATCAGTCCATCTACTCTATTGACGGGTTATGTGCGGCTACTACATGGAGCGGAAACGGCTGGAGTACAATGCTTACCGGTGTATGGCATACGAAACACAATGTGCAGGATAATAATTTTACCAATCCCAATTATGTCAGTTATCCCGACTTTCTGACAAGAGCGGAAAGCTACAATCCTAACCTGAGAACGATGTCCCTTGTCAACTGGGCACCGATCAATGATAAGATTATCAAAACAGCAGATGTCAAAAGCAATCTTGGAAGCGACCTTGCCGTGAAAAATGCGGCTGTGGCAGCCTTACAAAATGATAATCCGGACATTTTATTTGTTGATTTTGATGATGTGGACCACGCCGGACATTCTTATGGTTTTTCGTCAGGTGTCCCTCAATACATTTCTTCTATCCAAACTACGGATGCTTACATCGGTGAAATTGTGAATGCTATGAAAAACAGGTCTACTTACAACAGCGAAGACTGGCTGGTAGTACTTACGACTGACCATGGTGCTGTAGATAGCTCTCACGGTGGGGGAAATCTTTCGGAAAGAAATATTTTTACCATTTATTCCAATCCGGGATTCATGCCTCAACAGATCAGCAAAACAACTCTGGAATCCAATAAAACGTTTAATCAGATCAGCTTTCCTTCGGGAACGTACGCCAAGCCTGCCAATCAGGTTCCTTTCAATTTTGGAGCTAATCAGGATTTTACTATTGAATTTTGGGTAAAACCCAACGCAAATTATTCCAGTGACCCGGTGATGATCGGAAATAAAAACTGGTCTAACGGAAAAAATAAAGGACTTGTAATCTCGGGATATTCCGGACAGACCTTTAAAATGAATATCGGAGACGGGACCAACAGAATCGATCTTGTAGGAGGAAAAGTAGAAACCAATAAATGGAAACATATTGCAGCCAGTTTTGACAGAGACGGTCTTGTAACACTTTACGAAGACGGCGTTCCTGTTACTTTTGCCAAAATGAATACCATTGGAAATATTGATTCCGGGCTTCCATTTACCCTGAATCAAGATGGGACAAATGTATACAGTCAAAATCTTGCTGCTTCATATAAAGATGTAAGAATCTGGAAAACCGCTCTTCCTAATGATATCATTGTCAACTGGGCCCATCAGGATATTACCTCTTCACATCCGTACTATTCTCAGCTTCTGGGGAACTGGAAATGTGATGAAACTTCGGGAAATACCCTTGCAGATTCAAGTCCAAATGCCAATAATATGACGGTAACAGGCTCACCAACGTATAGCGCCAACACCGTTACTACTTTTAAAATTTTTGATTATTCCGCAACAACCAGAGAAACGGATCACCTGCCAACAGTATTAAACTGGCTGTGTATCCCGGTACAATCTGCATGGGGCATTGATGGAATCAACAGAATACCGGTTTGTTCCAATGAATCTTTAGCGACAAAAGATATAAAGAAATC encodes the following:
- a CDS encoding alkaline phosphatase family protein, encoding MKTKLFSMAVIMSCFLGAQTKKVLFIGIDGCRSDVMMSTSIPNIQNLINQSIYSIDGLCAATTWSGNGWSTMLTGVWHTKHNVQDNNFTNPNYVSYPDFLTRAESYNPNLRTMSLVNWAPINDKIIKTADVKSNLGSDLAVKNAAVAALQNDNPDILFVDFDDVDHAGHSYGFSSGVPQYISSIQTTDAYIGEIVNAMKNRSTYNSEDWLVVLTTDHGAVDSSHGGGNLSERNIFTIYSNPGFMPQQISKTTLESNKTFNQISFPSGTYAKPANQVPFNFGANQDFTIEFWVKPNANYSSDPVMIGNKNWSNGKNKGLVISGYSGQTFKMNIGDGTNRIDLVGGKVETNKWKHIAASFDRDGLVTLYEDGVPVTFAKMNTIGNIDSGLPFTLNQDGTNVYSQNLAASYKDVRIWKTALPNDIIVNWAHQDITSSHPYYSQLLGNWKCDETSGNTLADSSPNANNMTVTGSPTYSANTVTTFKIFDYSATTRETDHLPTVLNWLCIPVQSAWGIDGINRIPVCSNESLATKDIKKSTDSFTLYPNPASTDINFRYQSEEKEVMIKITDTKGSVISTKVLKSSGGFYDENIHIEHLPAGIYFLTIIGNRMSATKTFIKK